Genomic DNA from Campylobacter suis:
AACTAAAAGATGTAAAAGGCTCCAAAAATTATAATCGCTCTTAGGCAAAATCCACCGATAAGAACGCCTATTTCGCTTAAAATACTGCCTTTTGCATCTGTTGCTTGGCATGATGTGCCATTTGCTGTGGCTACACATTTTGAGCCAAAGAACACATCAGCACCACCGATGAGCGGAAGCACTAATCCAAGCATGACAAATCCTATCCAAAACACGGGCGCCAACGCTCCTGATGTGATAGCCTTTACACTAGCATATCCAGCTGCTTCGTTACTAACTACTGCAAATAGCATAATCACAGCCACTATCTCAAGCGCCACTAAATATGTGTGAAATTTATGCACACCGTGAGTTAGACCGTGACCTGCGTTTAGCGTTACTATCGCGTTTGCACTAAGTCCTGTTGAGATAGCTGATATGCTAAATAGTATCGGTAGCCACACACTCGCCCATAGAGGTATAGCCTTAACTACATATAAAAG
This window encodes:
- the nrfD gene encoding NrfD/PsrC family molybdoenzyme membrane anchor subunit; the protein is MQQEIWGWLIVVYLFLGGLGAGAFLCSALAYKGVFGNLNERFYKFGFLFAPIAVIVGTVLLVFDLAPSAAINPFKIMQLYTAPTSMMSIGTYLLTFFIIVSLFVLLKMKSGKICDHMLALGSLLAIGVMGYTGLLLYVVKAIPLWASVWLPILFSISAISTGLSANAIVTLNAGHGLTHGVHKFHTYLVALEIVAVIMLFAVVSNEAAGYASVKAITSGALAPVFWIGFVMLGLVLPLIGGADVFFGSKCVATANGTSCQATDAKGSILSEIGVLIGGFCLRAIIIFGAFYIF